Proteins co-encoded in one Flavobacteriaceae bacterium MAR_2009_75 genomic window:
- a CDS encoding Cysteine-rich secretory protein family protein encodes MKMIRQYLVLVLFVCTMASCTKESVDTADIIEAKNVPEIESELLDVVNQHRLSLGQNSLKFSSVAYQYANEHTDYMMSRGSINHDNFSKRASSISSEEDAQFVAENVAKDYESASEALSGWLNSSNHKKTIEDEFTHTAVSVKANSDGILYFTQIFYR; translated from the coding sequence ATGAAAATGATAAGGCAATACCTTGTCCTAGTTTTATTTGTATGTACCATGGCCTCTTGCACAAAAGAGTCGGTGGATACGGCAGATATTATTGAGGCCAAGAATGTACCTGAAATTGAGAGCGAATTGCTAGATGTAGTCAACCAGCACAGACTTTCACTCGGCCAAAATTCACTAAAATTTAGTTCAGTGGCATACCAATACGCCAATGAACATACCGATTACATGATGTCTCGAGGCTCAATCAATCATGATAATTTCAGTAAACGCGCTTCTAGTATTTCTTCGGAAGAAGATGCCCAGTTTGTGGCAGAGAACGTAGCAAAAGATTATGAATCGGCATCTGAAGCATTAAGTGGGTGGTTAAATAGCTCTAACCATAAGAAAACTATTGAAGATGAGTTTACCCATACTGCGGTCAGTGTTAAGGCAAATAGTGACGGAATATTATACTTTACTCAAATTTTCTATAGATAA
- a CDS encoding heme-degrading monooxygenase HmoA, translated as MAESKPYYAVIFTSTRTVGDRGYNKMSRLMQSLAEKQSGFLGVESAREELGITVSYWQDLKSIANWKTQTDHLLAQERGIKEWYSWYKVRICRVEREYDFNKLDQ; from the coding sequence ATGGCGGAATCTAAACCCTATTATGCCGTAATTTTTACATCTACTCGTACAGTAGGCGATAGGGGTTATAACAAAATGTCTCGCTTAATGCAGAGTTTAGCCGAAAAGCAATCCGGCTTTTTGGGTGTTGAAAGCGCTAGGGAAGAATTAGGAATAACTGTCAGTTACTGGCAAGACCTAAAGAGTATCGCTAATTGGAAAACACAGACCGACCATCTTTTGGCACAGGAAAGAGGAATCAAAGAATGGTATTCGTGGTATAAAGTTAGAATTTGCCGTGTAGAACGTGAATATGACTTTAATAAGCTCGACCAATAG
- a CDS encoding 3-hydroxyanthranilate 3,4-dioxygenase: MAIKAPFNLNKWIDENRHLLQPPVGNKNLYKDAGDYIVMIVAGPNARKDYHYNETEELFYQLEGNIEVHIQENGQKRTMKLGPGDMYLHPAKIPHSPVRHENSIGLVIERKRAHMNVDDGLLWFCDTCNHKLYEAYFTLNDIEKDFLKHFKHFYGSEELRTCDNCATVMPVDQRFVGED, from the coding sequence ATGGCAATTAAGGCACCTTTTAATCTAAATAAGTGGATCGATGAAAACCGTCATTTACTTCAACCGCCCGTTGGCAATAAGAACCTCTATAAAGATGCCGGAGACTATATCGTAATGATCGTGGCGGGGCCCAATGCCCGTAAAGACTACCATTATAACGAAACGGAAGAACTCTTTTACCAACTAGAGGGCAATATCGAGGTGCACATTCAAGAGAATGGTCAAAAGCGCACCATGAAATTAGGCCCTGGTGATATGTATCTGCACCCGGCAAAAATACCGCACTCCCCAGTTCGTCATGAAAATAGCATCGGACTTGTTATAGAGCGAAAAAGAGCACATATGAACGTTGATGACGGTCTACTTTGGTTTTGCGACACCTGCAACCATAAACTATACGAAGCATATTTTACACTCAACGATATAGAAAAGGACTTCTTAAAACATTTCAAGCATTTCTATGGCTCAGAAGAACTTCGAACGTGCGATAATTGTGCTACGGTAATGCCCGTAGACCAACGTTTCGTAGGCGAGGACTAG
- a CDS encoding glycerol kinase: MKYVISLDQGTTSSRALLVDETGQIKGMVQKEFKQIFPKSGWVEHDPIEILESQMSVLKELVEKEEVDTADISAIGITNQRETTLVWDKITGEPVYNAIVWQDKRTADICEHLKNVGLTEHVRKTTGLVIDSYFSGTKVKWILDNVEGAKEKAENGDLLMGTIDSWLVWNMTNKKNHVTDYTNASRTMIYDIVNLKWDDKLLKALGIPKLMLPEVKPSAHHFGDYELNGTKIPIAGIAGDQQAALFGQACFKKGTAKNTYGTGCFMLMNTGTEPQISKNGLLTTIAYGLDGKVNYALEGSIFIAGAAIQWLRDGLELIDDAKETEALAESIEDENPVYIVPAFAGLGAPYWDMYARGAVFGLTRDTGKAHLAKATLEALAYQTKDILKAMEDDSGIQLKNLRVDGGACANNYLMQFQADILDSEVHRPEVIESTAMGAAFLAGIQVGLWKQEDVDQNRPMNRIFKPNFDRVKRKRLYKKWQKAIERTKGWEEQ; this comes from the coding sequence ATGAAATACGTTATTTCTCTAGACCAAGGTACGACCAGTTCTCGAGCCTTACTTGTAGATGAAACAGGCCAAATCAAAGGCATGGTTCAGAAAGAATTTAAACAAATTTTCCCAAAATCAGGTTGGGTAGAGCACGACCCTATCGAGATTTTAGAAAGTCAGATGAGCGTTTTAAAAGAACTTGTCGAGAAAGAAGAAGTCGATACTGCTGACATTTCTGCGATTGGAATCACTAACCAAAGGGAAACTACTTTGGTCTGGGATAAGATTACGGGTGAGCCCGTATACAACGCCATCGTTTGGCAAGACAAGCGCACTGCCGATATTTGTGAACACCTTAAAAATGTGGGACTAACAGAGCATGTTAGAAAAACAACAGGACTTGTTATTGACTCCTATTTTTCTGGAACCAAGGTAAAATGGATACTCGATAATGTTGAAGGTGCGAAAGAAAAAGCTGAGAATGGAGATTTGTTGATGGGTACAATAGATTCCTGGTTGGTATGGAATATGACCAACAAAAAAAATCACGTGACCGATTATACTAATGCCTCTAGAACGATGATTTACGATATCGTTAATCTTAAATGGGACGATAAACTCTTGAAAGCTTTGGGTATACCAAAATTGATGCTACCCGAAGTAAAACCTTCCGCTCATCATTTTGGAGATTACGAACTTAATGGAACAAAAATACCTATTGCGGGTATCGCCGGGGATCAGCAAGCAGCGCTTTTCGGGCAGGCTTGTTTTAAAAAGGGGACTGCCAAAAACACGTACGGTACCGGGTGTTTTATGCTAATGAACACGGGTACAGAACCTCAAATATCAAAGAATGGCTTGCTAACGACCATTGCTTACGGCCTTGATGGTAAGGTCAATTATGCTTTGGAAGGCAGTATTTTTATTGCAGGTGCGGCGATTCAATGGCTTCGTGACGGTCTGGAACTAATCGACGACGCCAAAGAAACGGAGGCTTTGGCAGAATCTATAGAAGATGAAAACCCGGTTTATATCGTTCCTGCATTTGCAGGGCTCGGTGCCCCATACTGGGATATGTACGCGAGAGGTGCCGTTTTCGGACTTACCCGTGATACGGGCAAGGCACATCTTGCGAAAGCAACTTTAGAAGCATTGGCCTACCAAACAAAAGATATTCTGAAGGCTATGGAAGACGATTCGGGTATTCAGTTAAAAAACCTACGCGTAGACGGTGGGGCATGTGCCAACAACTATTTGATGCAATTTCAGGCCGATATTCTTGATTCTGAGGTGCACAGACCAGAAGTAATTGAATCTACGGCCATGGGTGCGGCTTTTTTGGCCGGTATTCAAGTAGGGCTTTGGAAACAGGAAGATGTTGATCAAAACCGTCCGATGAATCGAATTTTTAAGCCTAATTTTGACCGCGTTAAACGCAAGCGTTTATATAAGAAATGGCAAAAGGCCATAGAGCGTACAAAAGGCTGGGAAGAACAATAG
- a CDS encoding putative membrane protein, with amino-acid sequence MIETILIGFIAFLHLYFMWFEMFAWTTKGRKIFKNFPPELFEPSKPLAANQGLYNGFLAAGLIWTFFISNPLWKTNVSLFFLSCVAIAGIYGALTADKKIFLVQGLPAIIAILIVLLK; translated from the coding sequence ATGATTGAAACAATCCTCATTGGTTTTATCGCTTTTTTACACCTCTATTTTATGTGGTTCGAGATGTTCGCGTGGACCACAAAAGGCAGAAAAATTTTTAAAAATTTTCCGCCAGAGCTATTTGAACCATCCAAGCCACTTGCAGCAAATCAAGGCCTTTATAATGGCTTCTTGGCAGCTGGACTAATTTGGACGTTCTTTATATCTAACCCTTTATGGAAAACCAATGTTTCTCTATTTTTTCTATCATGCGTAGCTATTGCCGGTATTTATGGTGCGCTTACCGCAGACAAAAAAATATTCTTGGTTCAAGGGCTTCCCGCGATTATTGCCATTCTTATAGTGTTATTGAAGTAA
- a CDS encoding membrane protein required for colicin V production, with protein MSFLDIILGLLLLYGLYKGLKNGLFIELASIVALVAGIYGAIHFSYYAGDYLSQNMQWEERYINITAFVVTFIAIVIVVHFAAKLLTKVASIAMLGLLNRIAGGIFGVVKVAVILGALLVFFERVNSSAGIIQNDTMQQSVLYEPIKKIGDFVFSKVLRNDVLEKPEKEEEIIV; from the coding sequence ATGAGCTTTCTTGACATTATCTTAGGGTTATTGCTTTTATATGGATTATACAAAGGGTTAAAAAACGGTCTTTTCATTGAGTTGGCCTCGATTGTTGCCTTGGTCGCGGGCATATATGGTGCAATTCATTTTTCTTATTACGCTGGAGACTATCTCTCACAGAACATGCAATGGGAAGAGCGCTACATCAACATAACTGCTTTCGTTGTTACCTTCATCGCGATTGTCATTGTAGTACATTTTGCGGCAAAGCTATTGACCAAAGTAGCCAGTATTGCAATGTTAGGGTTGTTAAACCGGATTGCAGGCGGCATTTTCGGCGTGGTCAAAGTAGCCGTAATTTTGGGTGCGCTTTTGGTTTTTTTCGAACGGGTAAATAGCTCTGCCGGTATAATACAGAACGATACCATGCAACAATCGGTACTATATGAACCTATTAAAAAAATAGGTGATTTTGTATTTTCAAAAGTTTTAAGAAATGATGTGCTTGAAAAGCCAGAAAAAGAGGAAGAAATTATAGTTTGA
- a CDS encoding two-component sensor histidine kinase yields MLLIGALISFFIFYNINARYLSKNKITVDNTISKSILKVTDELNKINLVIESMGFFFENHDDVSQNLFEQFTNPYLKQLPSIGALEWAPKIDDPKNNETEELVITESDSAGGFVPVVANEVHYPIALLNPLKPLKDAIGYDNYSEENRKSAIDLAIGTKEITFTAPIELVQKNNGVLGFLALKAVQDSSLRRTKGIVAGIYRMDLFVKRTLKNELPIVNITITDSAANEKPLFTNLPLKRHKGENEIIKKLNIGNRTWYMSFIPKQKYIDFPHVLESYLVLLFGLLTTGLLVYVVKKNDDYNDRLEARVLLRTSELEASNKMKENLLREIHHRVKNNLQITSSLMNMQKRKLVSKEAITALSDSQARISAIALTHQKIYQDQDSKAVNLHDYLVDLMEHQKKISASFTYKINCPYISIDLDRAVPLALIISELVTNAVKHAYPDTTKYNELLIDVTEQSGENVLLSIRDNGKGLPEHFNIKEAEGIGFEIIRALCRQISAELTYESNDYGTQFDLAFKNQTQA; encoded by the coding sequence GTGCTTCTCATTGGAGCTCTAATTTCCTTCTTTATTTTTTACAATATCAATGCAAGGTATCTCTCCAAGAATAAAATTACAGTAGATAACACGATTTCAAAATCGATATTGAAAGTTACAGATGAGTTGAACAAAATCAATCTCGTTATTGAATCGATGGGCTTCTTCTTCGAGAACCACGATGATGTTTCTCAGAATCTTTTCGAACAATTCACGAACCCCTATTTAAAACAACTTCCTAGTATTGGCGCTTTGGAATGGGCTCCAAAAATTGATGATCCAAAGAATAACGAAACTGAGGAATTAGTCATTACTGAATCAGATTCCGCAGGCGGCTTCGTACCTGTTGTAGCCAATGAGGTTCATTATCCAATCGCCTTATTGAATCCCTTAAAACCTCTTAAAGATGCAATCGGCTATGACAATTATTCTGAAGAAAATAGAAAATCGGCAATAGACTTAGCCATCGGTACAAAAGAAATAACTTTTACCGCACCTATTGAACTTGTACAGAAAAACAATGGCGTACTCGGGTTTTTAGCGCTGAAGGCAGTACAAGATTCAAGTTTAAGAAGAACGAAGGGTATTGTTGCCGGTATTTATAGAATGGACTTGTTCGTCAAAAGAACTTTGAAAAACGAACTGCCAATAGTTAATATTACCATAACCGATTCTGCGGCAAACGAAAAACCCCTATTTACTAATTTACCCCTTAAGAGGCACAAAGGGGAAAATGAAATTATTAAAAAATTAAACATAGGAAATAGAACTTGGTACATGAGTTTCATTCCTAAACAGAAGTATATTGACTTCCCCCATGTTCTCGAATCTTACCTAGTGCTTTTATTCGGACTTTTAACCACTGGACTACTTGTTTATGTAGTCAAGAAAAATGATGACTACAATGATCGCTTAGAGGCTAGGGTCTTACTTCGTACCAGTGAACTTGAAGCGTCGAACAAGATGAAAGAAAACTTACTTCGAGAAATACACCATAGGGTTAAAAACAATTTGCAAATTACCTCTAGCCTTATGAATATGCAAAAACGCAAGCTCGTAAGTAAAGAAGCGATTACAGCGCTATCAGATAGTCAGGCAAGAATCTCGGCCATTGCACTAACGCACCAAAAAATTTATCAAGACCAAGATTCGAAAGCCGTTAATCTTCATGATTATTTGGTTGATTTGATGGAGCATCAAAAAAAGATTTCAGCTTCGTTCACCTATAAAATAAATTGTCCTTACATATCTATCGACCTTGACCGCGCCGTTCCCTTGGCCCTTATCATATCTGAACTTGTGACCAATGCGGTGAAACATGCCTACCCCGATACTACCAAATACAACGAGCTATTAATCGATGTAACCGAGCAAAGTGGAGAAAATGTTTTATTATCCATTCGTGATAATGGAAAAGGGCTTCCTGAACATTTCAACATTAAGGAAGCAGAGGGCATTGGTTTTGAAATCATTAGAGCCTTATGTAGGCAAATCTCCGCTGAGCTCACCTACGAATCGAACGACTACGGTACGCAATTCGATCTTGCCTTTAAAAACCAAACACAAGCTTAA